One window of the Mycobacterium xenopi genome contains the following:
- a CDS encoding MmpS family transport accessory protein: MTRLHSVFGSEKRASYADTKTADTKPFNPKHLTYEVFGPPGTVATISYFDVNADPQRVENAHLPWSLEFATTEATAVGSIVAQGDSNSIGCRIVVDGEVKAERVSNEVNAFTFCLLKAA; this comes from the coding sequence GTGACACGACTCCATAGTGTTTTCGGCTCTGAGAAACGTGCTTCGTATGCCGACACAAAAACCGCCGACACCAAACCGTTCAACCCTAAGCACCTTACGTACGAGGTCTTCGGCCCGCCAGGGACTGTCGCTACTATCAGCTATTTCGACGTTAATGCTGACCCGCAGCGAGTCGAAAACGCGCACTTGCCGTGGTCGTTGGAATTTGCAACTACCGAGGCGACGGCCGTCGGAAGCATTGTGGCACAGGGTGACAGTAACAGCATTGGGTGTCGCATCGTGGTCGACGGCGAAGTAAAAGCTGAACGAGTATCAAATGAAGTGAACGCATTCACCTTCTGCCTATTGAAGGCCGCATGA
- a CDS encoding transposase family protein: MTSEVLVFKVRPKANQASRCSRCQKRCPAYDGGDGIRRWRSLDLETTKTYLQAAAPRVACPEHGVGVAHLPWAWPGARHTWAFEDTAAWLTAHAALSVVAVFLRVAWRVIAAIVSRRWPRHQRPAGPG; this comes from the coding sequence GTGACCAGCGAGGTGCTGGTGTTTAAGGTGCGGCCCAAGGCGAACCAGGCCAGCCGGTGCTCGCGGTGCCAGAAACGCTGTCCGGCCTATGACGGCGGGGACGGGATCAGGCGCTGGCGCAGCCTGGATCTGGAGACGACGAAGACCTATCTGCAGGCGGCAGCACCGCGGGTAGCCTGCCCCGAGCATGGAGTGGGGGTGGCCCACCTGCCCTGGGCGTGGCCCGGCGCCCGTCATACCTGGGCTTTTGAGGACACAGCCGCGTGGTTGACCGCCCACGCCGCCCTCAGTGTGGTCGCGGTGTTTTTGCGGGTGGCCTGGCGCGTTATCGCCGCGATCGTGAGCCGCCGATGGCCACGACACCAACGACCTGCTGGGCCGGGCTGA
- a CDS encoding RND family transporter — MTTGNGRPPLLARTIRRFSLLVILAWVTLTLLVTFAVPSLERVGQQHSVSMSPKDAPSVQAMTRMGRDFRESDSDSFAMIVLEGQRPLGDDAHRFYTELIRQLRDDPKHVEHVQDLWGDRLTAAGVQSADGRAAYVQVNLAGNQGTTLGDESVAAVRGIVKRTPPPPGVKAYVTGAAPLIVDMQHSGNKSIVKITAVTVAIIFTMLLLVYRSVVTVILLLVMVGVELAAARGIVAFLGHNNILVLSTFAINLLVSLGIAAGTDYAIFFFGRYHEARQAGEDPETAYYTTYRGVAKVVLASGLTIAGAIFCLSFTRMPYFQTMGVPCAVGMLVAVAVALTLVPAVIALGSRFGLFEPRRALRVRRWRRVGTTIVRWPVPTLAAACAIAFMGLLALPGYKTSYNDRLYIPKEIPANLGYAAADRHFSQSRLMPEILLIESDHDLRNPADFLVLNKLAKAIFQLPGVSRVQAITRPEGTPIGHTSIPFLISLQNATMQQDMKYMKERIHDILKQADDMAKMIGITQHMYTITQQMVATTHRTIVTTKELTDITEELRDHAADFEDFFRPIRSYFYWEKHCYDIPICWSLRSIFDAIDGVDELTDKMRDLVKDLDKMDALMPQLLQYFPPIIASLQSMRTMMLTMHSTMAGIFDEMEDANNNAMALGQAFDAAKNDDSFYLPPEVFQNKDFQRAMGSFLSPDGKAARFIISQRGEPASPEGIKRIDKIKSAAEEALKGTPLVNSKIYLAGTAATYKDWGDGSRYDLLIAGVGSLCLIFIIMLIITRSFIAALVIVGTVALSLGASFGLSVLVWQYVLGIKLHWMVLPMSVIILLAVGSDYNLLLVSRMKEEIAAGINTGIIRAMGGTGKVVTNAGLVFAFTMMSMAVSDLRIIAQVGTTIGLGLLFDTLVVRSFMTPSIAALLGRWFWWPQLVRPRPVSQLLRPYGPRPLVRSLLLNGDDDAVTTPIPRPSVPVSRRR; from the coding sequence ATGACTACCGGAAACGGCCGGCCGCCGCTCCTGGCGCGGACGATTCGCCGGTTTTCCCTACTCGTCATCCTTGCCTGGGTGACGCTGACTCTGCTTGTGACTTTCGCGGTGCCATCTTTGGAGCGAGTGGGCCAGCAGCACTCGGTATCCATGAGCCCGAAGGACGCGCCTTCGGTGCAGGCAATGACCCGCATGGGTAGAGACTTCAGAGAATCCGACTCCGATAGTTTCGCGATGATTGTCCTGGAGGGGCAGCGACCACTCGGGGACGATGCTCACCGTTTCTACACCGAACTGATTCGCCAACTGCGGGATGACCCGAAGCACGTCGAGCATGTCCAGGATTTATGGGGCGATCGCTTAACCGCAGCGGGTGTGCAAAGCGCCGATGGCAGGGCCGCTTATGTGCAAGTGAATCTTGCCGGCAACCAAGGTACGACCTTGGGTGACGAGTCCGTGGCTGCGGTGCGAGGTATTGTCAAGCGAACTCCACCGCCGCCGGGAGTAAAGGCATACGTCACCGGTGCGGCGCCGCTCATTGTGGATATGCAGCACAGCGGCAACAAGTCTATTGTCAAGATCACCGCGGTAACGGTCGCGATAATCTTCACAATGCTGCTCCTCGTCTACCGCTCGGTCGTCACCGTCATTTTGTTATTGGTCATGGTTGGCGTCGAGCTGGCCGCGGCGCGGGGAATCGTCGCATTCCTCGGGCACAACAATATTCTTGTTCTCTCGACGTTCGCTATTAACCTGCTGGTATCTCTGGGAATCGCGGCTGGAACCGATTACGCTATATTTTTCTTCGGTCGATATCATGAGGCACGCCAGGCCGGTGAAGATCCGGAAACGGCCTATTACACCACCTATCGCGGGGTCGCCAAGGTTGTCTTAGCGTCGGGATTGACAATCGCTGGGGCGATCTTCTGCCTAAGCTTTACCCGGATGCCCTATTTCCAGACCATGGGCGTGCCGTGCGCCGTGGGCATGCTCGTCGCGGTCGCCGTCGCACTCACATTGGTTCCGGCTGTTATTGCCCTGGGCAGCCGCTTTGGTCTATTCGAACCCAGGCGCGCGCTCAGGGTTCGGCGCTGGCGTAGGGTAGGCACCACCATCGTGCGCTGGCCCGTCCCGACCTTGGCTGCCGCGTGTGCGATCGCATTTATGGGTCTGCTGGCACTGCCCGGCTACAAAACCAGCTACAACGACCGCCTCTACATCCCCAAAGAAATTCCGGCGAATTTGGGGTATGCGGCCGCTGATCGGCATTTCTCCCAGTCACGACTGATGCCGGAGATTTTACTGATCGAATCCGACCATGATCTGCGAAATCCAGCAGACTTTCTGGTGCTAAACAAACTAGCCAAAGCGATTTTTCAGCTTCCCGGAGTTTCGCGGGTGCAGGCCATAACCCGGCCCGAGGGCACCCCGATTGGACATACCTCGATACCTTTCTTAATCAGCCTGCAAAATGCGACGATGCAACAAGACATGAAGTACATGAAAGAACGTATTCACGACATACTCAAGCAGGCTGACGATATGGCAAAAATGATCGGTATAACGCAGCATATGTACACGATCACGCAACAGATGGTCGCCACGACGCATCGAACGATTGTCACAACGAAGGAACTCACCGATATCACCGAGGAACTGCGGGATCACGCTGCCGACTTTGAAGATTTCTTCAGGCCGATTCGGAGCTACTTCTACTGGGAAAAACATTGCTACGACATTCCCATCTGCTGGTCGCTCAGATCGATATTCGACGCAATCGATGGTGTCGACGAACTTACCGATAAGATGCGCGATCTGGTCAAAGACCTCGACAAAATGGATGCACTGATGCCCCAGCTGCTTCAGTACTTTCCGCCGATAATTGCCAGTTTGCAGAGCATGCGCACGATGATGCTAACTATGCACAGCACTATGGCTGGCATTTTCGACGAGATGGAGGACGCGAACAATAACGCCATGGCACTCGGCCAGGCATTCGACGCCGCCAAGAACGATGACTCTTTTTATCTGCCTCCGGAGGTTTTCCAGAACAAAGATTTCCAGCGCGCAATGGGTTCGTTTTTGTCGCCAGACGGGAAAGCGGCCCGATTCATAATTTCGCAGCGCGGCGAGCCCGCGTCACCGGAGGGCATTAAGCGCATCGACAAGATAAAGTCGGCCGCAGAGGAGGCTCTCAAAGGAACGCCCCTTGTGAACTCCAAGATCTATTTGGCGGGCACCGCGGCAACCTACAAGGATTGGGGCGACGGCTCCCGATACGATCTCTTGATCGCCGGGGTCGGTTCTCTTTGCCTGATTTTCATTATCATGCTGATCATCACGCGAAGCTTCATTGCTGCCTTGGTTATCGTGGGGACGGTGGCCCTTTCGTTGGGAGCGTCCTTCGGCTTGTCCGTGCTCGTCTGGCAGTATGTCCTGGGCATCAAACTGCACTGGATGGTGCTCCCCATGTCGGTGATCATCCTGCTGGCGGTGGGCTCCGACTACAACCTGCTGTTGGTATCCCGGATGAAAGAAGAAATTGCCGCCGGGATAAACACCGGGATCATCCGGGCAATGGGCGGTACCGGCAAGGTCGTGACGAACGCAGGCCTGGTCTTCGCGTTCACAATGATGTCGATGGCGGTCAGCGACCTGCGCATAATCGCTCAAGTGGGCACCACGATCGGCCTCGGTCTTTTGTTTGACACCTTGGTCGTCCGCTCGTTCATGACACCGTCAATCGCCGCGCTGCTCGGACGGTGGTTCTGGTGGCCGCAACTTGTGCGCCCCCGCCCGGTCAGTCAATTGCTTCGGCCCTACGGGCCGCGCCCACTGGTTCGTTCTTTGCTGCTAAACGGCGATGACGACGCCGTGACAACCCCGATTCCAAGGCCCTCAGTTCCGGTAAGTCGGCGCCGTTGA
- a CDS encoding GMC oxidoreductase, translating to MRGSSSTYDAIIVGSGACGAWAAKELTEGGMNVVLLEAGRNLDIARDFPDGAKLRGMGIVGRVRSAIQGQHVQARCPPFSETTKQFYVNDKENPYTTERGNPFLWFRGRQLGGRLHTWCRQVYRMSDYELKAASIRGDGVDWPLSYEDLAPYYDIVEQTLVVHGICAGIPNCPDGQFIGPAKTTKLEESFLANVERRLPNVRVTYARIVKYDNNRIPLPIRLAIATGRLEIRTDAVVSRLLIDEQSGKATGVEYIDRLTKETQTVQANIVVLCASAIESVRILLNSACAKHPLGVGGSSGHLGRYLCDHVVYAQAGRVSEQYVEPAPNEDGFDFVANGLYIPSFCEKESKNFPGGYGIQVAIGRGTPMWAMNAFGEMQPRYENRVSIDPNVKDAWGIPVARIACSHSQYEANMVAHMKRRIPEIAAAGGLEVDTNPWLNRRGRVFPPGTAIHETGGARMGDRPDNSVLNPHCQCWDADNVFVTDGACFVSPGFQNPTLTMMALTVRACRFIVDEYAK from the coding sequence ATGCGCGGAAGTAGCTCAACCTATGACGCCATCATCGTCGGCTCGGGCGCCTGCGGCGCGTGGGCGGCCAAGGAGTTGACGGAAGGCGGCATGAACGTGGTGCTGCTTGAGGCCGGCAGGAATCTTGATATCGCCCGCGACTTTCCTGACGGCGCAAAGCTTCGCGGGATGGGAATAGTAGGACGTGTCAGATCGGCGATACAGGGCCAACATGTTCAAGCCCGGTGCCCACCGTTCTCTGAGACCACGAAACAGTTCTACGTCAATGACAAAGAAAACCCCTACACGACGGAGCGAGGGAATCCGTTCTTGTGGTTCAGGGGCCGGCAACTCGGCGGCCGACTTCACACCTGGTGCCGGCAGGTATACCGCATGTCGGATTACGAGCTGAAAGCCGCCAGCATCCGCGGAGATGGCGTCGATTGGCCGCTGTCGTACGAAGATTTGGCGCCGTACTACGACATCGTTGAGCAAACTCTGGTGGTTCACGGTATATGCGCAGGCATTCCAAACTGTCCCGACGGACAGTTCATCGGGCCGGCGAAGACGACCAAGCTCGAAGAATCGTTCCTCGCTAATGTCGAGAGAAGGCTGCCAAACGTCCGAGTGACCTACGCGAGGATCGTTAAGTACGACAACAACAGGATTCCCTTACCGATCAGGCTCGCGATCGCCACCGGTCGCCTAGAGATCCGAACAGATGCCGTGGTGAGTCGGTTGCTTATCGACGAGCAGTCGGGCAAAGCGACCGGCGTCGAGTACATCGACCGGTTGACCAAAGAGACGCAGACCGTTCAGGCAAACATTGTGGTCCTCTGCGCGTCGGCGATCGAGAGCGTGCGGATCCTTCTGAACTCCGCGTGCGCGAAGCACCCGTTGGGTGTCGGGGGCTCATCGGGCCACCTAGGTCGTTACCTGTGCGACCATGTCGTCTACGCGCAGGCCGGGAGGGTGTCTGAGCAGTATGTCGAGCCCGCGCCCAATGAGGATGGATTCGACTTCGTGGCAAATGGCCTCTACATCCCAAGCTTTTGCGAAAAGGAATCGAAGAATTTTCCGGGCGGTTACGGAATTCAGGTCGCGATCGGGCGCGGCACACCGATGTGGGCCATGAATGCGTTCGGCGAGATGCAGCCGCGGTATGAAAACCGCGTGTCGATCGATCCGAACGTCAAAGATGCATGGGGAATCCCGGTGGCTAGAATCGCGTGCAGCCATTCTCAATACGAAGCCAACATGGTCGCCCATATGAAGCGCAGGATTCCCGAAATCGCGGCCGCTGGCGGTTTGGAGGTTGACACGAATCCCTGGCTAAATCGCCGGGGTCGCGTTTTCCCGCCGGGAACAGCCATCCACGAGACGGGCGGTGCGCGCATGGGCGACAGGCCGGACAACTCCGTGCTTAATCCCCATTGTCAGTGCTGGGATGCCGACAACGTGTTCGTCACCGACGGCGCCTGCTTTGTGTCCCCCGGCTTCCAAAACCCGACCCTCACGATGATGGCCCTCACTGTTCGCGCCTGTCGGTTCATCGTTGATGAGTACGCGAAGTGA
- a CDS encoding aldo/keto reductase, whose amino-acid sequence MEYQEVGGVDKPVSRIVFGTDRLRGRRLPWLPDHSVEQQAFSILDQSFELGCNAFDTARVYGDAERTLGAWIRARRNRDEVVVISKGCHPSLLSGRPRLSPSAVSHDLETSLKALGTDFIDLYLLHYDNPTAQVDAIMERLNRHLAEGKIGAIGASNWTHERIASANASAQRNGWRPFSASSVQFSLADWVRPPWRGAVTVGGKEQHSARDWYMTQGLPVFAYSSLARGFFSDHYDPKKPNSNRVGRWCAKYFGSEGNIEKLERTRSFAYERNLTVAQVALAYVLCHPLHPFAVVGCQTSEKFAENVAALEVKLDDATLHWLATGEAER is encoded by the coding sequence GTGGAGTACCAAGAAGTTGGCGGGGTTGATAAACCCGTTTCACGCATAGTCTTTGGCACCGATCGGTTGCGGGGGCGTCGACTGCCGTGGCTACCCGATCACAGTGTTGAGCAACAGGCCTTCTCAATTTTGGATCAATCATTTGAGCTGGGATGCAACGCATTCGACACAGCACGTGTCTATGGCGACGCCGAACGGACCTTGGGTGCCTGGATTCGGGCACGCCGGAACCGCGACGAAGTCGTGGTCATCAGCAAGGGGTGTCACCCCAGCCTGCTCTCAGGTCGGCCGCGGCTATCACCGTCTGCGGTGTCACATGACCTTGAAACATCCCTCAAGGCGCTCGGCACGGATTTCATCGATCTCTATCTGCTCCACTACGACAATCCCACTGCGCAAGTCGACGCGATCATGGAGCGGCTGAACCGTCACCTGGCCGAAGGCAAGATCGGTGCCATTGGAGCATCGAACTGGACGCACGAACGAATCGCTAGTGCCAATGCATCGGCACAGCGCAATGGGTGGCGACCGTTCTCTGCGTCGAGCGTTCAATTCAGCCTTGCTGATTGGGTCCGACCTCCATGGCGAGGCGCTGTCACGGTCGGTGGCAAAGAGCAACATAGCGCTAGGGACTGGTACATGACGCAGGGGCTGCCGGTGTTCGCGTACTCCAGCCTTGCCCGCGGATTCTTCTCCGATCACTACGATCCGAAGAAGCCCAACAGCAATCGGGTGGGCCGGTGGTGCGCAAAATATTTCGGGAGCGAGGGGAACATCGAAAAGCTTGAGCGCACAAGATCATTCGCTTACGAGAGGAATCTCACCGTTGCGCAGGTAGCGCTCGCATATGTGTTGTGCCACCCGCTTCACCCATTTGCCGTGGTTGGCTGCCAGACGTCTGAGAAGTTCGCCGAGAACGTGGCCGCATTGGAGGTGAAGCTGGATGATGCGACGCTTCACTGGCTCGCAACAGGCGAAGCGGAGCGATGA
- a CDS encoding RND family transporter, which produces MINQHIAEKHTAPPFAARTIHRFAVPIILAWLAIAFIVSAAVPPLEQVEKERSVSLSPTDAPSFQTATRVVEDFKESNSGSVVMVVLEGQQPLGDDAHRYYDRLVRQLEDDSKHVRHIHNFWGDPLTADAAQSSDGKAVYVQLDLAGELGQALGNESAEAVRDVVARTPPPPGVKTYVTGPAAIAADMGHSGDRTVITITAVSLAVICTMLFLVYRSAITVILLLVMVGIELQVARGVIAFVGHHQLIGLTTFVVNMLTSLAIAAGTDYGIFFLGRYQEARQAGEDRLTAYFTTYRGVAKVVLASGLTIAGALFCLSFTRLNAFRAIGIPCSVGMLIAVAVALTLVPAVIAVGSRFGLFDPKRKIGTRGWRRVGASIVRWPAPILAATLAVALIGLLALPGYVPSYNDQKYIPQDIPANQGYAAAARHFSESRMMMPEILLVEADHDMRNPADFLILNKLAKGVFAVPGIASVQAITRPTGDPIQHTTIPFMISMGQASQMQNLAFQKLRMNDMLKQADELAKTISLMQRMYALMQELTNTTHHMISETHEMQAITEELRDHIADFEDFWRPIRSYFYWERHCYDIPICWSLRSIFDSLDGVDLVTDKLEDLVKDLDKLDVLLPQLLTQFPPMIATMQSTRTMMLTMHSTMSGIFSQMEDGSDNATAMGKAFDKAKNDDSFYLPPEIFKNKDVQRIMKVFLSPDGKATRMLINQKGDPASPEGIARVNEIKTAAEEALKGTPLENAKIYLTGTAAISKDIVDGSKYDLLIAAVAALCLIFIIMLIMTRSFIAALVIVGTVALSLGASFGLSVLVWQYLLGIRIHWVVLAMSVIVLLAVGSDYNLLLVSRMKEEIAAGINTGIIRAMGGTGKVVTNAGLVFAFTMMSMVVSDLRIVGQIGTTIGLGLLFDTLVVRAFMTPSIAALLGRWFWWPQQVRPRPASGLLRPVGARPVVRSLLLRN; this is translated from the coding sequence ATGATCAACCAACACATTGCTGAAAAACACACTGCACCGCCGTTTGCAGCGCGGACGATCCACCGATTCGCCGTGCCTATTATCTTGGCGTGGTTGGCAATCGCCTTCATCGTGAGCGCCGCAGTCCCGCCACTGGAGCAGGTAGAGAAAGAACGCTCAGTATCGCTGAGCCCCACGGATGCCCCGTCGTTCCAGACAGCGACGCGCGTCGTCGAAGACTTCAAGGAATCGAACTCCGGCAGTGTAGTGATGGTCGTTTTGGAGGGTCAGCAACCATTAGGTGACGATGCACACCGGTACTACGATCGTCTCGTCCGTCAGCTTGAAGATGACTCAAAGCATGTGCGGCACATTCACAATTTTTGGGGCGATCCTCTGACAGCGGACGCCGCCCAGAGCTCCGATGGCAAGGCCGTCTATGTCCAGTTGGACCTGGCCGGTGAACTCGGGCAGGCGTTAGGGAACGAATCGGCCGAGGCTGTTCGCGATGTCGTGGCACGCACACCACCACCGCCCGGCGTGAAGACGTATGTAACTGGGCCCGCAGCAATCGCCGCGGATATGGGCCATAGTGGCGACAGAACAGTTATTACCATCACGGCTGTAAGCCTTGCGGTAATTTGTACGATGCTATTCTTGGTCTACCGCTCGGCTATTACTGTAATTCTTTTGCTTGTGATGGTCGGAATAGAACTGCAGGTAGCACGCGGCGTCATCGCGTTTGTCGGCCACCATCAGCTTATCGGTCTTACTACCTTCGTCGTCAACATGCTGACGTCTTTGGCTATCGCTGCTGGTACAGATTACGGCATATTCTTTCTAGGACGTTATCAAGAAGCACGCCAGGCCGGCGAGGATCGCCTTACTGCCTACTTCACTACTTACCGCGGGGTCGCCAAAGTTGTCTTGGCGTCTGGTTTAACGATCGCCGGTGCCCTCTTCTGTTTGAGCTTTACTCGACTTAACGCCTTCCGAGCAATCGGCATCCCCTGCTCGGTGGGCATGCTAATTGCGGTCGCAGTAGCGCTTACTTTGGTTCCGGCCGTTATTGCGGTGGGTAGTCGTTTTGGCCTCTTCGACCCCAAGCGAAAGATTGGGACCCGTGGATGGCGACGGGTGGGCGCGTCAATCGTCCGGTGGCCCGCGCCCATTCTCGCCGCCACACTAGCAGTCGCGTTGATCGGTCTATTAGCGCTTCCGGGATATGTCCCTAGCTATAACGACCAGAAGTACATTCCTCAAGATATCCCGGCCAACCAGGGGTACGCGGCTGCCGCACGACATTTTTCTGAGTCTCGAATGATGATGCCTGAGATTCTCTTGGTTGAGGCTGACCACGATATGCGTAATCCGGCAGACTTCTTAATACTTAACAAACTCGCGAAGGGTGTGTTTGCTGTCCCCGGCATTGCAAGCGTGCAGGCAATAACTAGGCCTACCGGAGACCCGATTCAGCACACGACCATTCCGTTTATGATCAGCATGGGGCAGGCCAGCCAGATGCAAAATCTTGCGTTTCAGAAACTGCGTATGAACGACATGCTCAAACAGGCTGATGAATTGGCGAAGACCATCAGTCTAATGCAACGTATGTATGCGCTAATGCAAGAGCTCACCAACACCACTCATCACATGATCAGTGAAACGCACGAAATGCAAGCGATCACGGAGGAGTTGCGCGATCACATCGCTGATTTCGAAGATTTCTGGAGGCCGATCCGTAGCTATTTCTATTGGGAAAGGCACTGCTACGACATTCCGATCTGTTGGTCACTGAGGTCGATATTCGATTCACTCGACGGTGTTGACCTGGTTACCGATAAGCTTGAGGACCTCGTCAAAGACCTCGACAAACTTGACGTCCTGCTGCCGCAGCTGCTCACGCAATTCCCCCCAATGATCGCCACCATGCAGAGCACCCGCACCATGATGCTGACCATGCACAGCACGATGTCCGGGATCTTCAGCCAGATGGAGGACGGCAGCGATAATGCGACCGCCATGGGGAAAGCTTTCGACAAAGCCAAGAATGACGACTCTTTCTACCTGCCGCCGGAAATTTTCAAGAACAAAGACGTCCAACGGATCATGAAGGTGTTTTTGTCGCCGGACGGTAAGGCCACCCGCATGCTCATCAACCAGAAGGGCGATCCGGCCTCACCCGAGGGTATTGCGCGAGTCAACGAAATAAAGACCGCGGCCGAAGAGGCGTTAAAGGGAACTCCGCTGGAAAATGCAAAAATCTATCTCACGGGTACCGCAGCAATTTCGAAGGATATCGTTGACGGGTCGAAATACGATCTGTTGATCGCTGCGGTCGCGGCGCTCTGTCTGATCTTTATCATCATGCTGATCATGACGCGCAGTTTTATCGCCGCGCTTGTTATCGTAGGTACAGTGGCGCTTTCATTGGGCGCGTCTTTCGGGTTGTCTGTGCTGGTGTGGCAGTACCTTCTCGGCATACGAATTCACTGGGTAGTGCTAGCTATGTCAGTGATTGTGCTCCTAGCGGTCGGGTCTGACTACAACTTATTGCTGGTTTCCCGGATGAAAGAGGAAATAGCTGCTGGGATAAATACAGGCATCATCCGCGCAATGGGTGGTACCGGCAAGGTTGTGACTAACGCCGGGCTGGTTTTTGCATTCACCATGATGTCTATGGTCGTGAGCGACCTGCGTATCGTGGGCCAGATCGGCACAACGATCGGCCTCGGCCTGCTATTCGACACGCTGGTTGTTCGAGCCTTTATGACGCCATCGATTGCTGCGCTTCTGGGACGTTGGTTCTGGTGGCCGCAGCAAGTGCGCCCGCGGCCAGCTAGCGGATTACTCAGACCGGTCGGGGCTCGCCCTGTTGTGCGGTCCTTGTTGTTGAGGAATTAG